From the genome of Papaver somniferum cultivar HN1 chromosome 2, ASM357369v1, whole genome shotgun sequence, one region includes:
- the LOC113353787 gene encoding uncharacterized protein LOC113353787: MAPVLVHFSSVWRRSRLKMVSWESTRCPTHLSTATYPRSFRHSRSNEPYCNALKLQAQLQLRSMPCRHTSRAGISARKEASLGLSIGSNTTLLPVDLLVYNWTNVKDTCFDITGVSPFTSDIRYFSPDQAIAKVFLRKHNKYLATCEAHGYELGILAFTTLGELGEDTTIFLKRLKYILAKNDASGTGNFLFHRVGIAIQKSVGA, from the exons ATGGCTCCGGTTTTGGTCCACTTCAGTTCCGTTTGGCGACGCTCCCGATTAAAGATGGTGTCCTGGGAGTCCACACGATGTCCGACACATCTAAGTACTGCTACTTATCCCCGTAGTTTCAGACACAGTCGGTCCAACGAACCATACTGCAATGCGTTGAAACTTCAAGCCCAATTGCAACTTCGCAGCATGCCTTGCAGACATACATCCAG GGCTGGAATATCGGCAAGGAAAGAAGCGTCACTAGGCCTCTCTATAGGGAGTAACACTACCTTGCTACCCGTTGATTTACTGGTGTACAATTGGACCAACGTGAAGGATACATGTTTCGACATCACCGGTGTATCTCCTTTTACAAGCGACATCCGTTATTTTTCACCTGATCAGGCTATTGCAAAAGTTTTCCTTCGCAAGCACAACAAATACCTCGCTACTTGTGAAGCACATGGATACGAGTTGGGCATTTTAGCATTCACCACACTAGGCGAATTAGGTGAAGACACTACCATATTTCTAAAGAGATTGAAGTACATCCTTGCTAAAAATGATGCCAGTGGCACTGGCAACTTTCTATTTCATAGAGTAGGCATTGCAATTCAAAAGAGTGTTGGCGCCTAG